A stretch of Aureispira sp. CCB-E DNA encodes these proteins:
- a CDS encoding ComF family protein: protein MQTPFQILSKPLLSLVNLFYPRLCFACQKNLISEQTSICIHCNYKLTPTNYHCTSPNPVLERFWGRVELVHATTAYSFSKGGILQHLIHQLKYENKPQIGIELGKMYGSILKDSPLYSTVDYIIPVPLHPKKKRLRGYNQAAMIAKGLAISMGTKWSSEYLIRTNNTETQTKKSRLDRFANVEHAFEIGNGNEIEGKHLLLVDDVITTGATLEACTQTLLQVNNTKVSVAAIALAN, encoded by the coding sequence ATGCAAACGCCTTTCCAAATACTCTCTAAGCCACTTCTAAGTCTTGTTAATTTATTTTACCCAAGACTCTGCTTTGCTTGTCAAAAAAACCTCATTTCTGAGCAAACTTCAATCTGCATTCATTGCAATTACAAATTAACACCTACTAACTACCACTGTACTTCCCCTAACCCTGTACTAGAACGTTTTTGGGGAAGAGTAGAATTAGTCCATGCAACAACAGCCTACTCTTTTTCTAAAGGAGGAATATTGCAACATTTGATTCATCAACTTAAATATGAAAACAAGCCTCAAATTGGCATAGAGCTGGGCAAAATGTATGGGAGTATCCTAAAAGATAGCCCTCTTTATAGTACGGTTGATTATATTATTCCTGTTCCTCTACATCCCAAAAAGAAACGACTACGAGGTTATAATCAAGCTGCAATGATTGCCAAAGGATTAGCCATCTCAATGGGTACAAAATGGTCTTCAGAGTATTTAATTCGAACCAATAACACCGAAACGCAAACCAAAAAGTCAAGATTAGATCGTTTCGCTAATGTGGAACATGCCTTTGAGATAGGCAACGGTAACGAAATAGAAGGCAAACATTTATTATTAGTGGACGATGTAATTACAACAGGCGCAACACTAGAAGCTTGCACACAGACATTGCTACAAGTCAACAATACAAAAGTTAGTGTTGCAGCTATTGCTTTAGCCAATTAA
- a CDS encoding class IV adenylate cyclase: MSWTNVEIKARCANIAALRKILEEYDADYKGEDHQIDTYFEVPKGRLKLREGTIENALIHYNRGNQAAPKVSSITYYKPNESAALKATLEAALGIKVVVDKKRQIFFIDTVKFHLDRVEGLGTFVEIEAIDEDGSIGQTKLQEQCHAYMNILNIKKDDLLAVSYSDMLLDLIG, from the coding sequence ATGAGTTGGACAAACGTAGAAATAAAAGCAAGGTGCGCCAATATTGCAGCATTGAGAAAGATACTTGAAGAGTATGACGCAGACTATAAAGGAGAGGATCATCAAATAGATACTTATTTTGAAGTACCCAAAGGTCGTTTAAAACTACGAGAAGGCACTATTGAAAATGCTTTAATTCATTACAATAGGGGAAATCAAGCGGCTCCTAAAGTATCTTCTATTACTTATTACAAACCCAATGAAAGTGCTGCATTAAAAGCTACTCTAGAAGCTGCTTTAGGAATTAAGGTAGTTGTGGACAAAAAGCGTCAAATCTTTTTTATTGATACTGTCAAATTTCATTTGGATAGAGTAGAAGGTCTTGGAACCTTTGTAGAAATAGAGGCTATCGACGAAGATGGTAGTATAGGACAAACTAAGCTGCAAGAGCAATGTCATGCCTATATGAATATTCTAAACATTAAGAAAGATGACTTATTGGCTGTTTCTTATAGCGATATGTTGTTGGACTTAATTGGCTAA
- a CDS encoding T9SS type A sorting domain-containing protein, with translation MKTSILCNLLLLLSMYSLRAQTKIWGAGTNNGAAEGEFQTPFITTGTNNNYAPNAWTALSIYDTDSISPGNAYWTRNTLGYSQGAYAAHPWQTPAPLPSPSQTNGVAIFDSDLLDNNAVTGALGTGTSPSRHKGALISPRIDLSAYQDSSLMVQFFSSYRSYDIDELSIAMSTDDGTTWTPSINYLTLQAPFNPGWIRTYFPSLTNGSNNLTNCRLKFTFEGEYYFAMIDDVSIEVAADYDFAIARPNPSSPQLEEQGDYIKIGNNQYFAPINLSVDDIQQWYFGLRVVNHGSKDLLPSDSAMICLRIDFYNNHTNVANVYNDTILVTDTLLAHAQNSIFGTKNLKNINFFMLYGQGTYRITYTLQHRQVDAYNDNDSARYYLNNAAHLYQHTYINYLSKARLSNSTAKVLTTSAIFPARKDLTSYEYGSMYYFPRGNTNQIRIDSIDFGYFVPWDYTGDSIMNLTAEIYQFRDTVYNNGILDHLNELQHVGTGMIRLTGIGTIVPPGSYGFGRVISFVNPISGITMNNLTNNGYYLVTIKQEPVSSTTLDSTQHLWFGVDAYSNFAQNMALTNVSNVIPHSFVTIAIDSNQNKVINTQEHGSHTVPSIGLHLGGRSGYCSTIETTAYPSTLLNISPNPAQEFINVRANFKNQTSIQYLLTDFSGRILQTKTQNTASAPQEFNIKELPAGIYWIYAKNKSEKTTASFIKAK, from the coding sequence ATGAAAACTAGCATACTTTGTAACCTCTTATTATTGCTATCTATGTACTCGTTGCGTGCTCAAACCAAAATTTGGGGTGCAGGAACCAATAATGGTGCTGCCGAAGGAGAATTTCAAACGCCTTTTATTACTACAGGAACCAATAACAACTACGCTCCAAATGCCTGGACAGCCCTATCCATCTATGATACAGATTCTATATCTCCTGGAAATGCCTATTGGACTAGAAATACTTTAGGGTATTCGCAAGGAGCTTATGCCGCTCATCCTTGGCAAACACCTGCTCCTCTCCCCTCACCATCTCAAACTAATGGGGTCGCCATTTTTGATTCTGATCTTTTGGATAATAATGCTGTAACAGGTGCTTTAGGAACGGGAACTTCTCCCAGTAGACACAAAGGTGCCTTAATTTCTCCTAGAATTGACTTGAGTGCTTATCAAGACAGTAGTTTAATGGTTCAATTTTTTTCTAGCTATAGAAGTTATGACATAGATGAATTAAGTATCGCTATGTCTACCGATGATGGTACAACATGGACTCCTTCTATTAACTACCTAACGTTACAAGCTCCTTTTAATCCTGGGTGGATAAGAACGTATTTTCCTAGTTTGACTAATGGTAGTAATAATCTCACCAATTGTCGCCTAAAATTTACATTTGAAGGAGAGTACTATTTCGCTATGATTGATGATGTTTCTATTGAGGTAGCGGCAGATTATGACTTTGCGATTGCTCGTCCCAACCCTAGTAGTCCACAATTAGAAGAACAAGGCGATTACATAAAGATTGGCAATAATCAGTACTTTGCCCCCATTAACTTGTCCGTTGACGATATTCAGCAGTGGTACTTTGGTTTGAGAGTTGTGAATCATGGTTCAAAGGATCTGCTGCCCAGCGACTCTGCTATGATTTGCCTAAGAATTGATTTTTATAACAATCATACCAATGTGGCTAATGTTTATAACGACACCATCCTCGTAACAGATACATTACTTGCTCACGCTCAAAATTCTATTTTTGGAACCAAAAATCTAAAAAACATTAACTTCTTCATGTTATACGGTCAAGGTACATATCGTATTACCTATACTCTACAACACCGCCAAGTCGATGCTTACAACGATAATGATAGTGCGAGGTATTATTTGAACAATGCAGCGCACCTTTACCAACATACCTATATTAATTATCTATCTAAAGCACGACTCTCTAATTCAACAGCAAAAGTACTTACAACCTCCGCTATTTTTCCAGCACGAAAAGATCTAACAAGTTACGAATATGGTTCCATGTATTATTTTCCAAGAGGCAATACCAACCAAATTAGAATTGATTCTATTGACTTTGGGTATTTCGTGCCTTGGGACTACACGGGAGATAGTATTATGAACCTCACCGCAGAGATTTATCAATTTAGAGATACGGTTTACAACAATGGTATACTTGATCATCTCAACGAATTGCAACATGTTGGAACAGGCATGATTCGCTTAACAGGGATAGGAACAATCGTTCCACCAGGTTCCTATGGTTTTGGGCGAGTTATTTCTTTCGTCAATCCCATTTCAGGTATTACAATGAACAACTTAACAAACAATGGATATTATTTAGTGACTATAAAACAAGAACCAGTCAGCAGTACCACCTTAGATTCCACACAACATCTCTGGTTTGGAGTAGATGCATACAGCAACTTTGCTCAAAATATGGCTTTAACCAATGTTAGCAATGTAATACCTCACTCATTTGTTACAATAGCTATAGACTCTAACCAAAATAAAGTTATCAATACACAAGAACATGGGAGCCATACAGTCCCATCAATAGGTCTTCATTTGGGAGGCAGGTCTGGATATTGTAGTACAATAGAAACCACAGCTTATCCGTCCACACTTTTGAATATTTCCCCTAATCCCGCACAAGAATTCATTAATGTTCGTGCTAATTTTAAGAACCAAACATCAATTCAATACCTTTTAACCGATTTTTCTGGTCGCATTCTTCAAACAAAGACACAAAACACAGCAAGTGCCCCACAAGAGTTTAATATTAAGGAACTTCCTGCTGGCATATATTGGATTTATGCCAAGAATAAAAGCGAAAAAACAACTGCAAGCTTTATAAAAGCTAAGTAA
- a CDS encoding NAD(P)H-dependent oxidoreductase — protein MKKILIINGHPDKESFNFGLSNAYKKGANASNAEVKEIIIRELDFNPNLEFGYRKRMELEPDLVDAQEKIRWSEHIVIVFPVWWGGFPAIMKGFFDRTFLAPFSYKKRENSLWWDKMLGGRSARVICTLDQPRWSYGLLFGKPSHHSIKRSILHFTGIKPVRITSIGPLKDSTREWRNKWIEKIEQMGSHLK, from the coding sequence ATGAAAAAAATACTCATTATTAACGGACACCCTGATAAAGAAAGTTTCAATTTTGGTCTTAGTAATGCTTATAAAAAAGGAGCCAATGCATCTAATGCAGAAGTAAAAGAAATTATTATTCGAGAATTAGATTTTAACCCTAATCTTGAATTTGGTTATCGAAAGAGAATGGAATTGGAGCCAGATTTGGTAGATGCTCAAGAAAAAATACGATGGAGTGAACACATTGTTATTGTTTTTCCTGTATGGTGGGGAGGTTTTCCTGCTATTATGAAAGGTTTTTTTGATCGAACATTCTTAGCGCCATTTTCATATAAAAAAAGAGAAAATTCTCTTTGGTGGGACAAAATGCTAGGAGGAAGAAGTGCCAGAGTGATTTGCACATTAGACCAGCCTAGGTGGAGTTATGGACTCCTGTTTGGGAAGCCAAGTCATCACTCTATAAAAAGATCCATTTTACATTTTACGGGCATCAAACCTGTTAGAATAACGTCTATTGGTCCTTTGAAAGATTCCACAAGAGAATGGAGGAATAAATGGATTGAAAAAATTGAGCAAATGGGGAGTCATTTGAAATAA
- a CDS encoding Crp/Fnr family transcriptional regulator: MTINKGTVVVREGQFSGKAFLIIEGCARAYYLKDGKDVSDWFAFENEFMCSIVSFFSKEPSPHYIEFVEDSIVMEISRDAIDNLCNKYHDFERLISKVVTQTMLGLRERLSSILFNKAQERYEQLIGIRPDITNRVPLMHIASYLGITLETLSRIRNPKNRI, encoded by the coding sequence ATGACGATTAATAAAGGAACAGTAGTTGTTCGAGAAGGACAATTTTCAGGCAAAGCGTTTTTGATTATAGAGGGTTGTGCAAGAGCCTATTATTTAAAAGATGGAAAAGATGTTTCAGATTGGTTTGCCTTTGAAAATGAATTTATGTGTTCCATTGTCAGCTTTTTTAGCAAAGAACCAAGTCCTCATTATATTGAGTTTGTTGAAGATTCGATAGTTATGGAAATTTCGAGAGATGCGATAGATAATCTTTGTAATAAATACCATGATTTTGAACGACTGATTAGCAAAGTAGTTACCCAAACAATGCTCGGGTTGCGAGAAAGACTATCTTCTATATTATTCAATAAAGCTCAAGAGAGGTACGAGCAGTTGATTGGTATTCGCCCTGATATAACCAATCGAGTCCCTCTGATGCATATTGCTTCCTATTTGGGAATAACACTAGAAACTTTGAGCAGAATAAGGAATCCTAAAAATCGAATTTGA
- a CDS encoding DJ-1/PfpI family protein — MRKLMIIVLATIIVGCNTNSSEPETIQGTSPTPQQQNQKDGLAKHLKPFKPELPTIGLLMFDGVLQGEVIATSDVFGKPSRDFEQLFNVITIAEAKAAITTEEGIHLVPDYTFDNCPKLTALFIPSGYDMHTQVRNVKMIDFIKKKNEETQYIVSNCAGAQLIGASGIADGHKIVTYIGGGRELQKQYPNLKVQDDSLVTFVEDGKFSSSNGNLTSYISALNLVEKMTSTAHREFVEEYLYIDRLRNWKK, encoded by the coding sequence ATGAGAAAATTAATGATTATTGTATTGGCCACTATTATAGTTGGCTGCAATACCAACAGCTCAGAACCAGAAACCATTCAAGGCACAAGTCCAACTCCCCAGCAACAAAATCAAAAGGATGGATTAGCAAAACATTTAAAACCGTTTAAACCTGAACTACCAACAATAGGACTTCTTATGTTCGATGGCGTTTTGCAGGGAGAAGTTATTGCAACGTCAGATGTTTTTGGCAAGCCAAGTAGAGATTTCGAACAACTTTTTAATGTCATAACGATAGCTGAGGCCAAGGCTGCCATTACGACAGAGGAAGGCATTCATTTGGTTCCTGATTATACATTTGATAATTGTCCTAAATTGACAGCCTTATTTATTCCAAGTGGTTACGACATGCATACACAGGTTCGTAATGTGAAAATGATTGATTTTATAAAAAAGAAAAACGAAGAAACTCAATATATAGTAAGTAATTGCGCAGGAGCTCAACTAATCGGTGCGTCAGGAATTGCAGATGGTCATAAAATTGTTACTTACATTGGAGGTGGTCGGGAACTACAGAAACAGTATCCCAATTTAAAAGTTCAGGATGACAGTTTGGTAACCTTTGTTGAGGATGGAAAATTTAGTTCCTCAAATGGAAATTTAACCAGTTACATTTCTGCTTTGAATTTAGTAGAAAAAATGACTAGTACTGCGCATAGAGAATTTGTCGAAGAGTATTTGTATATTGATAGACTTAGAAATTGGAAAAAATAA